The proteins below come from a single Chitinophaga pinensis DSM 2588 genomic window:
- the leuC gene encoding 3-isopropylmalate dehydratase large subunit codes for MGKTLFDKIWDSHVVVSKPGFPDAVYINTHFIHEVTSPQAFDGLRKRGIPVFRTAKTRATADHNVPTIDQHLPIKEALSRKQVEMLTSNTKEFGVELYGLGHPYQGIVHVIGPELGITLPGMTIVCGDSHTSTHGAFGAIAFGIGTSEVEQVLATQCILQYRPKRMKIEVNGQLKKGVVSKDIILYIISKISASGATGYFVEYAGEAIRSLSMEARMTICNMSIEMGARGGLIAPDQTTFDYIKGREFAPKGAEWDKALAYWETLYTDADAEFDVVLTFDAADIEPMITYGTNPGMGIGVTQHIPSLTEVDDKEKPSFRKSLEYMGLEAGSGLLGKKVDYVFIGSCTNSRIEDLRMVADFVKGKKKAEDVVVWIVPGSKQVEAQAKEEGIDKIFEAAGFHLRQPGCSACLGMNEDKVPAGMYCISTSNRNFEGRQGPNARTFLASPLSAAAAAITGKVTDVRELV; via the coding sequence ATGGGAAAAACATTATTTGACAAGATCTGGGACAGCCACGTAGTGGTTAGCAAGCCCGGCTTTCCGGATGCAGTATACATCAATACACATTTTATTCACGAAGTGACCAGTCCACAGGCTTTTGACGGACTGCGTAAAAGAGGTATACCGGTTTTCCGTACGGCTAAGACCCGTGCGACAGCCGACCATAACGTACCTACCATTGACCAGCACCTGCCGATTAAAGAGGCCCTGAGCCGCAAACAGGTAGAGATGCTGACTTCCAATACCAAAGAATTCGGTGTAGAGCTGTATGGTCTGGGCCACCCTTACCAGGGTATTGTACACGTAATCGGCCCTGAGCTGGGTATTACACTGCCAGGTATGACTATCGTGTGTGGTGACAGCCATACCAGTACGCATGGCGCTTTTGGTGCGATCGCTTTCGGTATTGGTACGTCCGAGGTTGAACAGGTACTGGCTACCCAGTGTATTCTGCAATACCGCCCGAAACGCATGAAGATTGAGGTGAACGGTCAGCTGAAAAAAGGTGTTGTTTCCAAAGACATCATTCTGTATATCATTTCTAAAATATCAGCTTCCGGCGCTACCGGTTATTTTGTGGAATATGCCGGTGAGGCGATCCGCAGCCTGAGCATGGAAGCCCGCATGACCATCTGTAATATGAGTATTGAGATGGGCGCGCGTGGAGGTCTGATCGCTCCTGATCAAACCACTTTCGATTATATCAAAGGCCGGGAGTTTGCTCCGAAGGGTGCTGAGTGGGATAAGGCCCTGGCATACTGGGAAACACTGTATACCGATGCTGATGCTGAGTTTGATGTAGTACTGACATTTGATGCCGCTGATATCGAACCAATGATCACTTATGGTACGAACCCGGGTATGGGTATCGGGGTAACCCAGCACATTCCGTCGCTGACTGAGGTGGATGACAAAGAAAAACCATCTTTCAGGAAATCCCTGGAGTATATGGGACTGGAAGCTGGTAGCGGGTTGCTGGGTAAGAAAGTGGATTATGTATTTATCGGTAGCTGTACCAACTCCCGTATTGAAGACCTCCGTATGGTGGCTGACTTTGTAAAGGGTAAGAAAAAGGCGGAAGATGTAGTGGTATGGATCGTACCTGGTTCTAAACAGGTAGAAGCGCAGGCGAAGGAAGAAGGTATTGATAAAATATTTGAAGCAGCGGGCTTCCATCTGCGTCAACCAGGTTGCTCTGCATGTCTGGGTATGAACGAAGATAAAGTGCCTGCCGGCATGTATTGTATTTCTACTTCCAACCGTAACTTCGAAGGTCGTCAGGGTCCTAACGCCCGTACCTTCCTGGCCAGCCCGTTGTCAGCAGCAGCAGCAGCTATCACTGGTAAAGTAACAGATGTAAGAGAACTGGTATAA
- the leuD gene encoding 3-isopropylmalate dehydratase small subunit produces MSKTFQHLVSTAVPIAIENIDTDQIIPARFLKATTRDGFGENLFRDWRFDTNNEPKQDFILNNPIYKGQILVAGKNFGCGSSREHAAWAIGDYGFKVVISSFFADIFKNNALNNFILPITVTDEFLDKIFKAIETDPAAQLEIDLEKQSLKIVATGEEISFDINPYKKACLINGYDDIDYLLSLRKEIESYEASREFNF; encoded by the coding sequence ATGAGTAAGACTTTTCAACACCTTGTATCCACCGCAGTTCCTATTGCGATTGAAAACATTGATACAGACCAGATCATCCCTGCCCGCTTTCTGAAAGCAACGACAAGGGATGGTTTCGGAGAAAATCTCTTCCGTGACTGGCGCTTTGACACTAATAATGAGCCTAAGCAAGACTTTATCCTGAACAATCCGATCTACAAAGGTCAGATACTGGTAGCAGGTAAAAACTTTGGTTGCGGTTCATCCCGTGAGCACGCGGCATGGGCTATCGGCGACTATGGTTTCAAAGTTGTGATCAGCAGTTTCTTTGCTGATATCTTCAAGAACAATGCGCTGAATAACTTCATTCTGCCGATCACTGTGACGGACGAATTCCTGGACAAGATCTTCAAAGCGATTGAAACAGATCCTGCTGCTCAACTGGAAATTGACCTGGAAAAACAGTCACTGAAGATCGTAGCTACCGGTGAAGAAATTTCTTTCGACATCAATCCGTATAAGAAAGCCTGCCTCATTAATGGCTATGACGATATTGACTACCTGTTGAGCCTTCGTAAAGAGATTGAATCATACGAAGCCAGCCGTGAGTTTAATTTTTAA
- a CDS encoding methyltransferase domain-containing protein — translation MSWNAELYKEKHSFVFGYGNNLIEWLQPAAGEQILDLGCGTGELTAQVAESGAKVTGLDSSPAMIASAKEHFPQVTFQVADATSFSLPEQFDAVFSNATLHWIRQQEKALDRIHQHLKPGGRFVLEMGGKGNVDDITGALEKAMADRGYTYKPFWYFPSVGEYTSLLEEYGFRINQVLYFDRETELADPENGIVEWLQMFGSHFLDQVPEQDRLPLLQEVQESLRATNFRDGKWYSKYVRLRVKAEKIKTDL, via the coding sequence ATGTCCTGGAACGCTGAATTATATAAGGAAAAGCACTCTTTTGTATTCGGTTACGGTAATAACCTGATCGAATGGCTGCAGCCGGCAGCAGGAGAACAGATACTGGATCTTGGCTGTGGTACCGGCGAACTGACCGCTCAGGTGGCGGAAAGCGGCGCCAAAGTAACAGGGCTGGATAGTTCTCCTGCGATGATCGCCAGTGCAAAGGAGCATTTTCCACAGGTTACTTTCCAGGTGGCAGATGCTACCTCTTTCTCCCTGCCGGAGCAGTTTGATGCGGTGTTTTCCAACGCTACCCTGCACTGGATCCGCCAGCAGGAGAAGGCGCTGGATCGTATTCACCAGCACCTGAAGCCTGGTGGTCGTTTTGTCCTGGAAATGGGCGGTAAGGGAAATGTGGACGACATCACCGGTGCACTGGAGAAAGCGATGGCCGACAGAGGATATACTTATAAACCATTCTGGTATTTCCCTTCAGTGGGAGAGTATACCTCGCTGCTGGAAGAGTATGGATTCAGAATCAACCAGGTCCTTTACTTTGACCGTGAGACCGAACTGGCAGACCCTGAGAATGGCATTGTGGAATGGCTGCAGATGTTTGGATCGCACTTCCTGGACCAGGTACCGGAGCAGGATAGATTACCTCTCCTGCAGGAAGTACAGGAGTCGCTGCGGGCGACTAACTTCCGCGATGGTAAATGGTATTCGAAGTACGTGCGCTTGCGTGTAAAAGCAGAAAAAATTAAAACAGATCTTTAA